CGGCCCGCCGACCCCCGGCTCCCCCTGTACACCGCCCCCACGCAGTGAGGTCCCCCCGCATGCGCCCGACGACCCGCCTCACCACCGCCCAGGCACTGGTGCGCTTCCTGTCGGCCCAGTACACCGAACGCGACGGCGCGCACCACCGGCTGATCGCCGCCACCTGGGGCATCTTCGGCCACGGCAACGTCGCCGGGATCGGCCAGGCCCTCCTGGAGGCGGGCGAGGAGGCCATGCCGTTCCACCAGGGCCGCAACGAACAGGCCATGGTCCACGCGGCGGTCGGCTACGCGCGCCACCTCAACCGGCTCTCCGCGCACGCCGTCACCACCTCCATCGGCCCCGGCGCCACCAACCTGGTCACCGGCGCCGCCCTCGCCACCGTCAACCGGCTGCCCGTCCTGCTCCTCCCCGGCGACCACTTCGCCACCCACCCCGCCGACCCGCTGCTCCAGCAGCTGGAACACCCCCTGCACGGCGACGTGTCCGTCAACGACACGCTCCGCCCCGTCTCCCGCTCCTTCGACCGGATCACCCGCCCCGAGGCGCTGATCCCGGCCGCGCTGAACGCCATGCGGGTCCTCGCCGACCCCGCCGAGACCGGCGCCGTCACGCTCGCCCTGCCGCAGGACGTGCAGGCCGAGGCGTACGACTGGCCCGACGAGTTCTTCGCGCGGCGCGTGTGGCCCGTGCGCCGCCCCGCCCCCGACCCGGAGCAGCTCGCCGAGGCCGTACGCCTGGTGCGCGCCGCTCGGCGGCCGCTCGTCGTCGCGGGCGGCGGAGTCCACCACAGCGAGGCCGAGGACGCCCTGAGGGCCCTCGCCGACGCGACGGGCATCCCCGTCGCCTCCACCCAGGCGGGCAAGGGCTCCCTGCGCCACGACCACCCCGCCGACCTCGGCGGCATCGGCCACACCGGGACGGCCGCCGCCGACGACATCGCCCGCACCGCCGACCTGGTCATCGGCGTCGGCACCCGCTACACCGACTTCACGACCGCGTCCGGCACCCTCTTCGCCCACCCCGGCGTACGGTTCGTCAACCTCAACACCACCCCGTCCGACGCCCACAAGATGGCCGCCCACCCCCTCGTCGCCGACGCCCGCGCGGGCCTCGCGGCGCTGACCGGAGCCCTCGCCGGGTACCGTGTCCCGCCCGCCTACGAGGCCGAGT
This genomic window from Streptomyces thermolilacinus SPC6 contains:
- the iolD gene encoding 3D-(3,5/4)-trihydroxycyclohexane-1,2-dione acylhydrolase (decyclizing) — encoded protein: MRPTTRLTTAQALVRFLSAQYTERDGAHHRLIAATWGIFGHGNVAGIGQALLEAGEEAMPFHQGRNEQAMVHAAVGYARHLNRLSAHAVTTSIGPGATNLVTGAALATVNRLPVLLLPGDHFATHPADPLLQQLEHPLHGDVSVNDTLRPVSRSFDRITRPEALIPAALNAMRVLADPAETGAVTLALPQDVQAEAYDWPDEFFARRVWPVRRPAPDPEQLAEAVRLVRAARRPLVVAGGGVHHSEAEDALRALADATGIPVASTQAGKGSLRHDHPADLGGIGHTGTAAADDIARTADLVIGVGTRYTDFTTASGTLFAHPGVRFVNLNTTPSDAHKMAAHPLVADARAGLAALTGALAGYRVPPAYEAEYLDRRARWERVVRAALRAGDDDAVPTQTQLIGALDAVVGDEDVVVNAAGSLPGDLHKLWRARSPRQYHLEYGYSCMGYEIPGAIGVRLAAPGTPVWALVGDGTYLMMPTEIVTAVQERLPVNVVVVQNHGYASIGGLSEQVGAERFATAYRFRAADGTYTGDPLPVDLAANAASLGMDVLRPRTVGELRAALAEARASDRPTCVYVETAPPGPEAPGASAWWDVPVAEVASRDAAVRARGAYERRAGEVRRYLAGPWTDRDGG